In the Taeniopygia guttata chromosome 12, bTaeGut7.mat, whole genome shotgun sequence genome, one interval contains:
- the OGG1 gene encoding N-glycosylase/DNA lyase isoform X2, whose translation MKLRAAPSACPSLWRWLPCPPAELRLDLVLSSGQSFRWWESSPGAWTGVLGGRVWTLRQDGDRLWYTVYGEEEEHQEERDERPAKAAKLSAAESERILRDYFQLDVGLSPLYRAWGAADPLFRKVANDFPGVRVLRQDPVECLFSFICTSNNHISRITAMIERLCQAFGRRLCCLDSRPFHAFPSLSALTGPPPPRCCHCRIAMASPAPTQCLCRAPPRSCSVPTSARARSQPAASIRPERAEAGTAMGVGSSRDTPGGTET comes from the exons ATGAAGCTGCGGGCCGCCCCTTCCGCCTGCCCGTCCCTGTGGCGCTGGCTGCCGTGCCCGCCGGCCGAGCTGCGCCTGGACCTGGTGCTGTCCTCGGGACAGAGCTTCCG GTGGTGGGAGAGCAGCCCGGGGGCGTGGACGGGCGTGCTCGGGGGCCGCGTCTGGACTCTGCGGCAGGACGGGGACCGGCTCTGGTACACCGTGTAcggcgaggaggaggagcacCAGGAGGAGCGGGATGAGCGCCCCGCCAAAGCAGCGAAGCTGAGCGCCGCAGAATCGGAGCGGATCCTGCGCGATTACTTCCAGCTGGACGTGGGGCTGTCGCCCCTGTACCGTGCCTGGGGGGCGGCCGACCCTCTGTTCCGCAAGGTGGCCAATGACTTCCCAG GGGTGCGGGTGCTGCGGCAGGACCCCGTCGAGTGCCTCTTCTCCTTCATCTGCACCTCCAACAACCACATTTCTCGCATCACTGCCATGATCGAGCGCCTCTGCCAGGCCTTCGGCCGCCGTCTCTGCTGCCTCGATTCCCGGCCCTTCCATGCCTTCCCATCTCTCTCGGCGCTCACAGGTCCACCACCGCCCCGCTGCTGCCACTGTCGTATTGCCATGGCCTCGCCTGCGCCCACTCAGTGCCTCTGCCGTGCCCCTCCCAG GTCCTGTTCTGTGCCGACCTCCGCAAGGGCCAGAagccagccagcagccagcatcaGGCCTGAGAGAGCTGAGGCTGGGACAGCTATGGGGGTGGGCTCCTCTAGGGACACCCCAGGAGGAACAGAGACTTGA
- the OGG1 gene encoding N-glycosylase/DNA lyase isoform X1 — protein sequence MKLRAAPSACPSLWRWLPCPPAELRLDLVLSSGQSFRWWESSPGAWTGVLGGRVWTLRQDGDRLWYTVYGEEEEHQEERDERPAKAAKLSAAESERILRDYFQLDVGLSPLYRAWGAADPLFRKVANDFPGVRVLRQDPVECLFSFICTSNNHISRITAMIERLCQAFGRRLCCLDSRPFHAFPSLSALTGADAEARLRALGFGYRAKFVSGSARAIAEGLGSEGLCQLRTAPYAEARRVLCTLPGVGAKVADCVCLLSLDKAEAVPVDTHVWHIARQRYGVALGGKSLTPRAYQEIGDFFRGLWGPRAGWAQAVLFCADLRKGQKPASSQHQA from the exons ATGAAGCTGCGGGCCGCCCCTTCCGCCTGCCCGTCCCTGTGGCGCTGGCTGCCGTGCCCGCCGGCCGAGCTGCGCCTGGACCTGGTGCTGTCCTCGGGACAGAGCTTCCG GTGGTGGGAGAGCAGCCCGGGGGCGTGGACGGGCGTGCTCGGGGGCCGCGTCTGGACTCTGCGGCAGGACGGGGACCGGCTCTGGTACACCGTGTAcggcgaggaggaggagcacCAGGAGGAGCGGGATGAGCGCCCCGCCAAAGCAGCGAAGCTGAGCGCCGCAGAATCGGAGCGGATCCTGCGCGATTACTTCCAGCTGGACGTGGGGCTGTCGCCCCTGTACCGTGCCTGGGGGGCGGCCGACCCTCTGTTCCGCAAGGTGGCCAATGACTTCCCAG GGGTGCGGGTGCTGCGGCAGGACCCCGTCGAGTGCCTCTTCTCCTTCATCTGCACCTCCAACAACCACATTTCTCGCATCACTGCCATGATCGAGCGCCTCTGCCAGGCCTTCGGCCGCCGTCTCTGCTGCCTCGATTCCCGGCCCTTCCATGCCTTCCCATCTCTCTCGGCGCTCACAG GTGCTGATGCCGAGGCCCGGCTGCGGGCGCTGGGCTTCGGGTACCGGGCCAAATTTGTCAGCGGGAGTGCGCGGGCCATCGCTGAGGGGCTCGGCTCtgaggggctgtgccagctccgcACCGCGCCCTATGCCGAGGCCAGGAGGGTGCTGTGCACCCTGCCTGGTGTAGGTGCCAAG gTGGCCGACTGCGTCTGCCTGTTGTCCCTGGACAAGGCGGAGGCGGTGCCTGTGGACACCCACGTGTGGCACATCGCACGGCAGCGCTATGGCGTGGCGCTGGGCGGCAAGAGCCTCACCCCCCGGGCCTACCAGGAGATCg GCGACTTCTTCCGGGGGCTGTGGGGCCCTCGTGCTGGCTGGGCGCAGGCA GTCCTGTTCTGTGCCGACCTCCGCAAGGGCCAGAagccagccagcagccagcatcaGGCCTGA